The Eleutherodactylus coqui strain aEleCoq1 chromosome 6, aEleCoq1.hap1, whole genome shotgun sequence genome window below encodes:
- the SRM gene encoding spermidine synthase has translation MELPVRDGWFRETCSLWPGQAMSLQVEKVLHHQKSAFQEILVFRSKAYGNVLVLDGLIQCTERDEFSYQEMIANLPLCSHPNPKKVLIIGGGDGGVLREVVKHPSVESVVQCEIDEEVINVSKQYLPGMAVGYSSPKLTLHVGDGFQFMKQNQDAFDVIITDSSDPVGPAESLFKESYYQLMKTALREGGILCCQGECQWLHLDLIKEMNQFCKTLFPVVEYAYCTIPTYPSGQIGFMLCSKNPNTNFREPIQPLTQEQVDEMNLRYYNSNIHRAAFILPEFTRKALSEV, from the exons GGGAGACGTGCAGCCTGTGGCCGGGGCAGGCTATGTCCTTGCAGGTGGAGAAGGTGCTGCACCACCAGAAGTCTGCTTTCCAGGAGATCTTGGTGTTCAGGAG TAAGGCTTATGGGAACGTGCTGGTGCTGGATGGGTTAATCCAGTGCACGGAGAGAGATGAGTTCTCCTACCAGGAAATGATCGCAAACCTCCCTTTGTGCAGTCACCCCAACCCAAAGAAG GTGCTCATCATTGGAGGTGGTGATGGTGGAGTTCTGCGAGAGGTGGTCAAGCATCCGTCCGTGGAGTCAGTGGTTCAGTGTGAGATTGATGAG GAGGTCATCAATGTCTCCAAGCAGTATCTGCCTGGCATGGCTGTGGGTTACTCCAGTCCTAAACTCACTTTACACGTGGGCGATGGTTTCCAGTTCATGAAACAGAACCAAGATGCATTCGATGTCATCATAACGGACTCCTCTGACCCCGTCG GTCCTGCGGAGTCTCTTTTTAAAGAGTCTTATTACCAGTTGATGAAAACTGCACTCAGGGAGGGTGGGATTCTATGCTGTCAAG GGGAATGTCAGTGGCTGCACCTGGACCTTATTAAGGAGATGAACCAGTTTTGCAAGACTCTGTTCCCTGTGGTAGAATATGCCTACTGCACCATCCCCACGTACCCAAGCGGCCAGATTGGCTTCATGCTCTGCAGCAAAAACCCA AACACAAATTTCCGGGAGCCCATACAACCACTGACTCAGGAGCAGGTGGATGAAATGAACCTCAGATACTACAATTCCAACATTCATCGGGCTGCATTCATTCTCCCGGAGTTTACACGAAAG GCACTCAGCGAGGTGTGA